In Actinomycetes bacterium, one DNA window encodes the following:
- a CDS encoding Lrp/AsnC ligand binding domain-containing protein: protein MITAIVLVKVEVDKIPEVAEALADIPGVSEVYSVTGEVDLIAMVRVREHDELADVIAGTLNKVPGVLATETHIAFRTYSRHDLEAAFSLGLEDGA, encoded by the coding sequence GTGATCACTGCGATCGTGCTGGTCAAGGTCGAGGTCGACAAGATCCCCGAGGTCGCCGAGGCGCTCGCGGACATCCCCGGGGTCAGTGAGGTGTACTCGGTGACCGGCGAGGTCGACCTGATCGCCATGGTCCGGGTGCGCGAGCACGACGAGCTGGCTGACGTCATCGCCGGCACTCTGAACAAGGTGCCCGGCGTGCTGGCGACCGAGACCCACATCGCGTTCCGCACCTACAGCCGCCACGACCTCGAGGCCGCGTTCTCCCTCGGCCTCGAGGACGGCGCCTGA